A genomic region of Falco rusticolus isolate bFalRus1 chromosome 20, bFalRus1.pri, whole genome shotgun sequence contains the following coding sequences:
- the RAB11FIP1 gene encoding rab11 family-interacting protein 1 isoform X2, which translates to MSGPAPAWAPTHVQVTVLQARGLRAKAAAGGGGSDAYTVMALGRDKFSTSVAERCQGRPLWREEATFELPPPPRPAALRLTVLHRALVGLDKFLGRAEVDLAALRAEGGRRHSRWYKLRSKPGKKEKERGEIEVDIQFMRSNMTASMFDLSIKDKPRSPFGKLKDKLKGKRSSGLSDTASAIVPSTTHSPADSEDESVEKEKKKSKFKTLFSKPGLQKTSLSQSMSVLPTQQPVTERVRLRPSDFQSEWDDEESETSPTSEKAFGNVLEEKSSLSPVFKSRKMAALDSRQLNQVTANYTKKEGLSLFSGLKSKSDPVSKSSLCINGSHVYMEESTTKDNTPASSPSPHNFRRKQLFASEENLSSRSTKGPEETGRTSPSHAFSGSASLETFKSMTLPSYKLLSSEEYLETSVPPSVEVIKETKKPDHKKSALLSLVTGKKEQVKNSDAENMPDRALQDEENKVLEEKSEQEAKRLEIPANLGRGNPPEDGHHAEDVSANKQPLNPFEEERKPEKVAAPAKTKAVKPRLGVSSEEETKATLPTPAPDSLPAFLSVHCISSNNNPFISKTGQKVQVPDSENITSSPASLTSPSAAELLNGKNPFAPEWGRARATLDPESIAHFTSSHHLAAAVPEMPPPGQVSGSGNNPFASEWGQNLWGQGPESTDTWASQALSHSPAPSPPSDCHFNDSNPFVSKLGWEADAPGFKAVASSSSLCLPFDEDCSSAERPAELKHSGHDASESSSDVALTSNVKAVSNPLCILSDNPGLAPKKQCDSLQVEISLKRSKLGNRKSVSFLRDGSEGITSGDEDLGGQECEKQCSDFSEILLTCSDATGEQAGFARQLEAGCYPSSELSSDSIGPIQNRETAVEAGVEVGGVGTEPCTKDHKGFASPSKCSNSLLPEIGAEQPPSPESQLKEKQEIFGEKRWEERAPMLEPQAAPLAKKDSFSQVGPAKPTWGACTPSPQEANVGRADSDVLVTPKPAPQLSLSLKKCPLVSQADELSGDLPSSGGGVKSVSPLPNDKASDASGCLPQSGSLQTVTPPVMLGDDSSNRHLKNEGNDDLFDCLTNLKCAIPVTGDRGLKLTGLPVIPEGGSDDELLGDCQENYGVDAGDKNISETGKQSLDLMPLHEELKEHSDSSAATQVTWAAPGGGSACKPKKSPMLSARVDVLGVDNQVADSALGMTFHSTEHNSNFEKQELKISAGVKECAECDFFEPSVSSSSLSSPSQPYSSSQALLSDTPSHRAESPKKPTAEGFADKAGNSGKKKLLQARVSPSESYPNQTQQSGETVSPKHRLHPVKPMNTTANKPQSKNLNVISTMSEKLLEMNVK; encoded by the exons ATGTCGGGCCCGGCGCCGGCCTGGGCGCCCACCCACGTGCAGGTGACGGTGCTGCAggcgcgggggctgcgggccaaggcggcggcgggcggcggcggcagcgacGCCTACACCGTGATGGCGCTGGGCCGCGACAAGTTCTCCACGTCGGTGGCGGAGCGGTGCCAGGGCCGCCCGCTCTGGCGGGAGGAGGCCACCTTCgagctgccgccgccgccgcggcccgccgCCCTGCGCCTCACCGTGCTGCACCGCGCCCTCGTCGGCCTCGACAAGTTCCTGGGCCGCGCCGAGGTGGATCTGGCGGCGCTGCGGGCCGAGGGCGGGCGGCGGCACAGCAG GTGGTACAAGCTTCGCTCCAAAccagggaaaaaggaaaaggagagaggggagattgAAGTAGATATCCAGTTTATGAGAAGCAACATGACAGCCAGTATGTTTGACCTGTCCATAAAAGACAAGCCTCGCTCTCCCTTTGGCAAGCTGAAAGACAAGCTcaaggggaagaggagcagtGGCCTTTCTGACACGGCGTCGGCGATCGTTCCCAGCACAACTCACTCCCCTGCTGACAGTGAAGATGAGTCAgttgagaaggaaaagaagaaatcaaagttCAAAACCCTGTTTTCCAAACCTGGCCTGCAGAAGACCTCCCTCTCCCAGTCCATGTCAGTCCTACCGACACAGCAGCCTGTCACCGAGAGGGTTCGGCTGCGGCCCAGCGACTTCCAGTCAGAATGGGATGACGAGGAGTCCGAGACCTCTCCAACCTCAGAAA aagcctTTGGGAATGTCCTGGAAGAGAagtcctctctctctcctgtaTTTAAATCTCGTAAAATGGCAGCTTTGGACAGCAGGCAACTAAATCAAGTAACCGCTAACTACACCAAGAAAGAAGGGCTGTCTTTATTCAGTGGCCTTAAATCCAAAAGCGATCCCGTTTCCAAGTCTAGTCTGTGTATCAACGGCAGCCACGTTTATATGGAAGAAAGCACAACGAAGGACAACACTCCagcctcttccccttctcctcacAACTTCAGAAGGAAGCAGCTCTTTGCTTCTGAAGAGAACCTGTCTTCCAGATCTACTAAAGGACCTGAAGAGACAGGAAGAACATCTCCTAGTCATGCTTTCTCTGGGTCTGCATCCTTGGAGACCTTTAAATCTATGACTTTGCCATCATATAAATTGCTGAGCAGTGAAGAATACCTGGAAACCAGCGTTCCTCCGAGTGTTGAGGTTATTAAAGAGACCAAAAAACCAGACCACAAAAAGTCTGCCTTGCTCTCTCTGGTCACTGGGAAGAAGGAACAAGTGAAGAACAGTGATGCTGAGAATATGCCTGACAGAGCCCTGCAGGATGAGGAGAACAAAGTTCTAGAGGAGAAGAGTGAACAAGAGGCCAAACGTCTTGAAATTCCAGCAAATTTAGGCAGAGGGAATCCACCAGAAGATGGTCACCACGCAGAAGACGTCTCTGCAAATAAGCAGCCTCTCAACCCTTTTGAGGAAGAACGGAAACCTGAAAAAGTTGCCGCGCCGGCGAAGACGAAAGCTGTCAAGCCCAG ACTGGGCGTGTCTTCAGAGGAGGAAACCAAAGCCACGCTTCCTACTCCTGCACCTGAttcccttcctgcttttctttctgtacacTGTATCAGTAGTAACAATaatccttttatttctaaaacgGGGCAGAAAGTCCAAGTGCCAGACTCTGAAAACATTACTAGTTCTCCGGCATCTCTTACTTCTCCTTCCGCTGCAGAGCTTTTGAATGGCAAGAACCCGTTTGCTCCTGAGTGGGGCAGGGCACGTGCAACCCTGGATCCCGAAAGCATTGCCCATTTCACTTCGTCCCATCATCTTGCAGCCGCTGTTCCCGAAATGCCTCCTCCTGGGCAGGTCTCTGGTAGTGGCAATAATCCTTTTGCTTCTGAATGGGGGCAGAACTTATGGGGCCAAGGTCCTGAAAGCACTGATACGTGGGCTTCCCAGGCTCTTTCTCACTCACCTGCACCTTCTCCCCCCTCTGACTGTCATTTTAATGACAGTAATCCCTTTGTATCCAAGCTTGGGTGGGAAGCAGATGCGCCGGGTTTCAAAGCTGTTGCCAGTTCTTCATCTTTGTGCCTTCCTTTTGATGAAGACTGTTCCTCAGCAGAACGCCCTGCTGAGCTGAAACACTCTGGGCATGATGCTTCAGAGAGCTCTTCAGATGTGGCTTTAACGAGTAATGTCAAAGCTGTATCAAACCCTCTCTGCATCCTTTCTGACAACCCTGGCCTGGCTCCAAAGAAACAGTGCGATTCTCTTCAGGTTgagatttctttgaaaagaagtaaGCTAGGCAACAGGAAATCTGTGTCCTTTCTCCGTGATGGATCAGAGGGCATTACGTCAGGTGATGAGGATTTGGGTGGGCAGGAATGTGAAAAGCAGTGctctgatttcagtgaaatctTACTTACGTGTTCAGATGCAACAGGAGAGCAAGCAGGGTTTGCTCGCCAACTGGAAGCAGGGTGCTACCCATCATCAGAACTCTCTAGTGACAGCATAGGTCCCATCCAAAACAGAGAGACTGCTGTTGAGGCTGGTGTGGAAGTAGGCGGTGTAGGTACTGAACCCTGCACCAAGGACCACAAAGGCTTTGCATCTCCTTCCAAGTGTAGTAATAGCCTCTTGCCAGAGATCGGTGCTGAGCAGCCACCTTCCCCAGAGAGCCAActgaaagagaagcaggagaTCTTTGGTGAAAAGAGATGGGAAGAACGTGCACCCATGCTAGAGCCCCAAGCAGCTCCACTTGCTAAAAAAGACTCATTTTCTCAAGTAGGACCTGCCAAACCAACCTGGGGAGCTTGCACGCCGTCCCCTCAGGAAGCCAATGTAGGGAGGGCTGACAGTGACGTGCTTGTCACACCAAAGCCAGCACCACAGTTATCTTTATCACTGAAGAAGTGCCCACTGGTTTCTCAGGCTGATGAGTTAAGTGGTGATTTGCCTTCTTCAGGCGGCGGTGTAAAATCTGTGTCCCCATTACCTAATGATAAAGCCTCGGATGCTTCTGGGTGCCTCCCCCAAAGTGGCTCATTGCAGACTGTCACTCCTCCAGTGATGCTTGGAGATGACAGCAGTAATAGGCATTTAAAAAACGAAGGCAACGACGATTTATTCGACTGTCTTACAAATCTAAAGTGTGCCATTCCCGTTACTGGAGACCGTGGTTTGAAACTGACCGGTCTTCCAGTTATTCCAGAAGGAGGCTCTGATGACGAGCTGCTGGGTGACTGTCAGGAGAACTATGGTGTCGATGCAGgtgataaaaacatttcagaaactgGAAAGCAGTCTCTAGATTTAATGCCTCTGcatgaagaactgaaagagcACTCCGATAGCTCTGCTGCAACCCAAGTAACCTGGGCTGCTCCAGGAGGAGGAAGTGCTTGTAAGCCAAAAAAATCACCCATGCTGTCTGCTAGAGTGGATGTTCTTGGTGTCGATAACCAGGTAGCTGACTCAGCCTTAGGTATGACGTTTCATTCCACAGAGCATAATAGTAATTTTGAgaaacaagaactgaaaataagtGCAGGTGTCAAGGAGTGCGCAGAGTGTGACTTCTTTGAGCcttctgtttcctcttcctccctgtcAAGTCCTTCCCAGCCCTACTCTTCCTCTCAAGCCCTTCTCTCTGACACCCCAAGTCATAGAGCAGAGTCTCCGAAAAAGCCAACAGCCGAGGGCTTCGCAGATAAAGCAGGAAATTCTGGCAAGAAGAAGCTTCTTCAGGCACGGGTTTCACCCTCTGAATCATATCCTAACCAAACTCAGCAGAGTGGTGAAACCGTGTCTCCTAAGCACAG